A window from Chryseobacterium vaccae encodes these proteins:
- a CDS encoding S24 family peptidase, with translation MNGINFRIKQLVDYFANGNNSVFGGMIGVNESNIRSYINGTEPKFNVIEKICTSLAINFEWLIVGEGEMLKEDKKEQAALLSDFYHRVPQVITVDSHNRDNIALVPNKLKAGYLQGYNDPNFIKSLPTFRLPNLNNGVFRMFEIEGHSMFPTLPDRTHVVAQFVDDWIHDISDNKLYAIVSNEIEDGLIKRCLNRIKKYDNLICKSDNRRNYPTQNIHPSTIKEVWEVKLHLNFNLPDPAEFYDRLNDLEAEIQYLKTNRNISN, from the coding sequence ATGAATGGAATAAATTTTCGGATAAAACAACTTGTTGATTACTTCGCTAACGGAAATAATTCTGTTTTCGGGGGTATGATAGGGGTAAATGAATCCAATATAAGAAGTTATATCAATGGAACAGAGCCTAAATTCAATGTCATCGAAAAAATATGCACTTCGCTCGCAATAAATTTCGAATGGCTTATTGTAGGTGAAGGAGAAATGCTGAAAGAAGATAAAAAAGAACAGGCTGCTCTGCTGTCTGATTTTTACCACAGGGTTCCGCAGGTAATAACGGTAGATTCTCATAACAGGGACAATATTGCCCTTGTTCCCAACAAGCTGAAGGCCGGATATCTTCAGGGATATAATGATCCTAATTTCATTAAATCATTACCTACGTTCCGGCTTCCAAACCTTAATAACGGGGTGTTCAGGATGTTTGAAATTGAAGGACATTCCATGTTTCCTACGCTTCCCGATCGTACACACGTAGTTGCCCAGTTTGTGGACGACTGGATTCATGATATCAGTGATAACAAGCTGTATGCTATTGTTTCGAATGAAATTGAAGACGGTCTTATTAAAAGATGCCTGAACAGAATCAAAAAATATGATAACCTGATCTGTAAATCAGATAACAGACGTAATTATCCTACGCAGAATATCCATCCTAGTACAATAAAAGAAGTATGGGAAGTAAAGCTTCACCTGAATTTCAACCTACCGGATCCTGCAGAGTTTTATGACCGTTTGAATGATCTGGAAGCAGAAATACAGTATTTAAAAACTAATAGAAATATAAGTAATTGA